Proteins encoded together in one Aeromonas encheleia window:
- the fabG gene encoding 3-oxoacyl-ACP reductase FabG produces MSFTDKVVLVTGASRGIGRAIAETFAARGAKVVGTATSESGAEAISAYLGEQGCGMALNVTSPESIEAVFAAIKARFGDIDILINNAGITRDNLLMRMKDDEWNEIIDTNLTSLYRLSKPVLRAMMKKRHGRIISIGSVVGTMGNAGQVNYAAAKAGLVGFTKSLAREVASRGITVNAVAPGFIETDMTKALNDEQRAGIMNQVPAARLGDPKEIAAAVVFLASDDAAYITGETLHVNGGMYMV; encoded by the coding sequence ATGAGTTTTACCGATAAGGTTGTGTTGGTCACCGGTGCCAGTCGTGGCATCGGCCGTGCGATTGCCGAAACTTTTGCGGCCCGTGGCGCGAAAGTGGTGGGGACAGCAACCAGCGAGAGCGGTGCCGAGGCTATCAGTGCCTACCTGGGTGAGCAAGGCTGTGGCATGGCGCTGAATGTGACCAGCCCAGAATCCATCGAAGCCGTCTTCGCCGCCATCAAGGCGCGCTTTGGCGACATCGACATCCTGATCAACAACGCGGGCATCACTCGCGATAACCTGTTGATGCGGATGAAAGATGATGAGTGGAACGAGATCATCGACACCAATCTCACCTCTCTGTATCGTCTGAGCAAGCCGGTATTGCGTGCCATGATGAAGAAGCGTCACGGCCGCATCATCAGCATAGGTTCCGTGGTCGGAACCATGGGCAATGCGGGTCAGGTCAACTATGCTGCCGCCAAGGCGGGCCTGGTTGGCTTCACCAAGTCGCTGGCCCGTGAAGTGGCATCCCGTGGTATCACGGTGAATGCGGTGGCGCCCGGTTTTATCGAGACCGATATGACCAAGGCCCTCAATGATGAACAGCGTGCCGGTATCATGAATCAGGTGCCTGCCGCCCGTTTGGGTGATCCGAAAGAAATTGCTGCCGCTGTGGTATTCTTGGCGTCTGATGACGCTGCTTATATCACCGGCGAAACCCTGCATGTTAATGGCGGGATGTACATGGTGTAA
- the acpP gene encoding acyl carrier protein has product MSNIEERVKKIIIEQLGVKEEDVKNAASFVDDLGADSLDTVELVMALEEEFDTEIPDEEAEKITTVQAAIDYITANQE; this is encoded by the coding sequence ATGAGCAACATCGAAGAACGCGTAAAGAAAATCATCATCGAACAACTGGGTGTTAAAGAGGAAGACGTTAAAAACGCTGCCTCCTTCGTCGACGACCTGGGCGCTGACTCTTTGGATACCGTTGAACTGGTAATGGCGCTGGAAGAAGAATTCGATACCGAAATTCCTGATGAAGAAGCCGAGAAGATCACCACTGTTCAAGCGGCTATCGATTACATCACCGCTAATCAGGAATAA
- the fabF gene encoding beta-ketoacyl-ACP synthase II: MSKRRVVVTGLGMLSPVGNTAESSWQALLNGQSGISLIDHFDASEFATRFAGLVKDFDPEQFGINRKEARKMDLFIQYGVAAGVQALDDSGLVINEENAERVGVAIGSGIGGLGLIEQNHTSLMNGGPRKLSPFFVPSTIINMVSGHLSIMKGLQGPNIAVTTACTTGTHAIGMAGRMIAYGDADVMVAGGTEKASTPMGMGGFAAAKALSTRNDEPQKASRPWDKDRDGFVLGDGAGVLVLEEYEHAKARGAKIYAELVGFGMSGDAYHMTAPPSDGNGGARAMRNAIKDAGIAPEAIGYINAHGTSTPLGDVAELRGMKKVFGEHASALMISSTKSMTGHLLGAAGAIEAIITVLALRDQRVPPTINLDNPDEECDLDLVPHVAKAGQFDYALSNSFGFGGTNGSLIFKRV, from the coding sequence GTGTCAAAACGCAGAGTCGTGGTGACCGGCCTGGGGATGCTTTCCCCGGTGGGCAACACTGCCGAATCCAGCTGGCAAGCCCTGCTCAACGGGCAGAGCGGCATTTCCCTCATCGACCATTTTGATGCCAGCGAGTTCGCTACCCGTTTCGCCGGTCTGGTCAAGGATTTCGACCCCGAACAGTTCGGCATCAACCGCAAAGAAGCCCGCAAGATGGATCTCTTCATCCAGTACGGCGTGGCGGCGGGTGTGCAGGCGCTGGACGATTCCGGTCTGGTCATCAACGAAGAGAACGCGGAGCGGGTTGGCGTGGCCATCGGCTCCGGCATCGGCGGTCTGGGTCTCATCGAGCAGAACCACACCAGCCTGATGAACGGCGGCCCGCGCAAGCTGAGCCCCTTCTTCGTGCCCTCCACCATCATCAATATGGTGTCCGGTCATCTCTCCATCATGAAGGGGCTGCAAGGTCCGAACATCGCCGTGACCACAGCCTGCACCACCGGCACCCATGCCATCGGCATGGCCGGTCGCATGATCGCCTACGGTGATGCGGACGTGATGGTTGCCGGCGGTACCGAGAAGGCTTCCACCCCGATGGGGATGGGCGGTTTCGCGGCGGCCAAGGCGCTCTCCACCCGCAACGACGAGCCACAGAAGGCGAGCCGTCCCTGGGACAAGGATCGCGACGGTTTCGTGCTGGGTGATGGCGCCGGGGTGCTGGTGCTGGAAGAGTACGAACACGCCAAGGCGCGCGGTGCCAAGATCTATGCCGAACTGGTCGGTTTTGGCATGAGCGGCGATGCCTATCACATGACGGCGCCTCCCTCTGACGGTAACGGTGGCGCCCGCGCCATGCGCAACGCCATCAAGGATGCCGGCATCGCGCCTGAGGCGATTGGCTATATCAATGCCCACGGCACCTCCACCCCCCTGGGTGACGTAGCCGAGCTGCGCGGCATGAAGAAGGTGTTTGGCGAGCACGCCAGCGCCCTGATGATCAGCTCCACCAAGTCGATGACCGGCCACCTGCTGGGTGCTGCCGGCGCCATCGAGGCCATCATCACAGTGCTGGCGCTGCGCGATCAGCGGGTACCGCCCACCATCAATCTGGATAATCCGGATGAGGAGTGCGACCTGGATCTGGTGCCCCATGTGGCCAAGGCGGGTCAGTTCGATTATGCCTTGTCCAATTCCTTTGGTTTCGGCGGCACCAATGGCTCCCTGATCTTCAAACGCGTATAA
- the pabC gene encoding aminodeoxychorismate lyase — protein sequence MLINGIPTETLSATDRGLAYGDGHFTTMQVLDGRVIWWPQHLARLQHANARLGFAELPWDLLTEEVAQLAAGQTQAVAKIVLTRGSGGRGYDGAGCQSPTRIVSLAEYPAHYPEWRQQGIEVLVCQQRLGDAPMLAGLKTLGRLEQVLLKSELAARGRVEGIVLNSRGFLVEGVSANLFWRRGKTVFTPDLSHGGIDGIMRRRVMAMLKQMGIELRVVEAPLESLWQAEEVWLTNTLMGIVPVTGIGDHQYPSPVLIRRLQERLVIEV from the coding sequence TTGCTGATCAATGGAATACCAACAGAGACCTTATCCGCAACGGATCGTGGACTGGCATACGGTGACGGCCATTTCACCACCATGCAAGTGCTGGACGGGCGGGTGATCTGGTGGCCGCAGCACCTGGCGCGATTGCAACATGCCAATGCCAGACTCGGTTTTGCCGAGTTGCCCTGGGACCTGCTGACCGAGGAGGTGGCGCAACTTGCGGCAGGGCAGACGCAGGCTGTCGCCAAGATAGTGCTGACCCGTGGCAGCGGTGGTCGGGGCTATGACGGCGCCGGTTGCCAGTCGCCCACCCGCATAGTGTCTCTGGCCGAGTACCCGGCGCACTACCCGGAGTGGCGGCAACAGGGCATAGAGGTACTGGTCTGCCAACAGCGACTCGGCGATGCGCCCATGCTGGCGGGGCTCAAAACCCTGGGTCGGTTGGAGCAGGTGCTATTAAAAAGCGAACTTGCTGCGCGCGGCAGAGTCGAAGGTATAGTATTGAACAGCCGCGGATTTCTGGTAGAAGGAGTCAGCGCAAATCTGTTTTGGCGTCGCGGCAAGACGGTGTTCACGCCGGATCTCTCCCACGGGGGGATCGATGGCATCATGCGCCGTCGCGTGATGGCGATGCTTAAACAGATGGGCATTGAACTGCGTGTCGTGGAGGCTCCGTTGGAGTCACTGTGGCAGGCCGAAGAAGTATGGCTGACCAATACCCTGATGGGCATAGTGCCGGTGACCGGCATCGGGGATCATCAGTATCCCAGCCCGGTATTGATCCGCCGTTTACAGGAGCGTTTGGTCATTGAAGTTTAA
- the mltG gene encoding endolytic transglycosylase MltG, which yields MKFNRLYTLLAGAALTVAVAGGYVYYKWQQVETLTNKGPTRLFTVEKGAHAARLIAELGEGETSPWAVRLWLRGHPELVAIKSGTYEIKEGAPLKDALSLFASGKEFHFSLTFVEGSRFEDWLKQLSGAPYLERLTVEQTEEDLAQELGIENGKLEGWFLPETYAYTTHASDISILRRAYQDMKAFLQENWDKRQANLPYKTPYEALIMASIIEKETGQPDERAQIASVFVNRLRLGMKLQTDPTVIYGVKDRYDGNIRRSDLTDVNPYNTYVIDGLPPTPIAMPGKASIEAALNPKSTDYLYFVAKGGGAHQFSKTLDEHNRAVREYILKKP from the coding sequence TTGAAGTTTAATCGGCTTTACACCCTGCTCGCGGGGGCGGCGCTGACAGTTGCCGTCGCCGGGGGCTATGTATATTACAAATGGCAGCAGGTGGAGACGCTCACCAACAAGGGGCCGACCCGCCTGTTCACCGTCGAGAAAGGGGCCCACGCGGCGCGCCTGATCGCCGAGCTGGGGGAGGGGGAAACCAGTCCCTGGGCGGTGCGACTCTGGCTGCGTGGTCATCCCGAGCTGGTCGCCATCAAGTCGGGCACCTACGAGATCAAGGAAGGGGCGCCGCTCAAGGATGCCCTCTCCCTGTTTGCCTCCGGCAAGGAGTTCCACTTCAGCCTCACCTTCGTCGAAGGCTCCCGTTTTGAGGACTGGCTGAAGCAGCTCTCCGGCGCACCTTATCTGGAGCGGTTGACCGTGGAGCAGACCGAGGAAGATCTGGCCCAGGAGCTTGGCATCGAGAACGGCAAGCTGGAGGGCTGGTTCCTGCCGGAGACCTACGCCTATACCACCCATGCCAGCGACATCTCGATCCTGCGCCGCGCCTATCAGGACATGAAGGCCTTCCTGCAGGAGAACTGGGACAAGCGTCAGGCCAACCTGCCTTACAAGACCCCGTACGAGGCGCTGATCATGGCCTCCATCATCGAGAAAGAGACAGGTCAGCCGGACGAGCGGGCGCAGATCGCCTCGGTGTTCGTCAATCGCCTGCGCCTTGGCATGAAGTTGCAGACCGATCCTACCGTCATCTACGGGGTCAAGGACAGGTACGATGGCAACATCCGTCGCAGCGATCTGACCGACGTGAACCCGTACAACACCTACGTGATCGACGGTCTGCCGCCCACCCCCATCGCCATGCCGGGCAAGGCCTCCATCGAGGCGGCGCTCAATCCCAAGTCGACCGATTATCTCTATTTCGTCGCCAAGGGGGGCGGGGCCCACCAATTTTCCAAGACCCTCGACGAGCACAATAGAGCGGTTCGTGAATACATATTGAAGAAACCCTAA
- the tmk gene encoding dTMP kinase, whose protein sequence is MSKFIVIEGLEGAGKSSAVRYVTDYLRSHGIVRIECTREPGGTPLAERMRAIVKEVHDERLTIEAELLLMYASRVQLVETRIKPALAEGIWVVGDRHDLSSRAYQGGGRGIDAALIDAIKQAVLGNFKPDLTLYLDIDPALGLQRARHRGELDRIELEQLSFFERTRARYLELAAKDDSILVIDAGQTPERVKAAIEAALDHYLSNERLCIPG, encoded by the coding sequence ATGTCTAAATTTATCGTAATTGAAGGACTGGAGGGGGCAGGGAAGAGCTCCGCGGTACGCTATGTGACCGACTATTTGCGCAGCCATGGCATCGTTCGGATCGAGTGCACCCGCGAACCCGGTGGCACGCCACTGGCCGAGCGGATGCGGGCCATCGTCAAGGAGGTGCACGACGAGCGCCTCACCATCGAGGCCGAGTTGCTGCTGATGTATGCCTCCCGGGTGCAGCTGGTCGAGACCCGGATCAAACCGGCCCTGGCCGAAGGGATCTGGGTGGTGGGGGATCGCCACGATCTCTCCTCCCGCGCCTATCAGGGCGGTGGTCGTGGCATAGACGCCGCCTTGATCGACGCCATCAAGCAGGCGGTGCTCGGCAACTTCAAGCCGGATCTGACGCTCTATCTCGACATAGATCCCGCGCTCGGTCTGCAGCGGGCCCGCCATCGAGGCGAGCTGGATCGCATCGAGCTGGAGCAGCTCAGCTTCTTCGAGCGCACCCGCGCCCGCTATCTGGAACTCGCGGCCAAGGATGATTCCATCCTGGTGATCGATGCCGGGCAGACCCCGGAGCGGGTCAAGGCCGCCATCGAGGCCGCACTGGACCATTACCTGTCGAACGAGCGCCTATGTATCCCTGGCTGA
- the holB gene encoding DNA polymerase III subunit delta' — MYPWLIPDWQALSQSAQSGRLGHAWLLLGDPGLGKEQLAERLARLHLCQQPVSGEPCGHCHSCQLFDKGHHPDLGTIAADSKSIGVEAIREICGRLQSTAQLGRGKVVIIPEAERMTESAANALLKTLEEPAGDSLLLLIASRVSRLLPTILSRCHKHVCQLPAEGDTLRWLAEQGHQATQAQVRICQGAPLRVLRYIEEQQDVARRTLLESFVALAQMPTRATSVCTQLAEESQVRLHWLQLFLCDALKTQAGCGHHQLAMPDLATLSQQLAERHSSEKLLEAEQQLVALKAACQPGQLSNPTIHLMNWLSRWL, encoded by the coding sequence ATGTATCCCTGGCTGATCCCGGACTGGCAGGCCCTGAGTCAGAGTGCCCAGAGCGGTCGTCTGGGTCACGCCTGGTTGCTGCTCGGGGATCCTGGGCTTGGCAAGGAACAGCTGGCCGAGCGATTGGCCCGCCTGCACCTCTGTCAACAACCCGTGTCGGGGGAACCCTGCGGTCATTGTCACTCCTGCCAGTTGTTCGACAAGGGTCATCACCCGGATCTCGGCACTATCGCCGCCGATAGCAAGTCCATAGGCGTCGAAGCCATTCGCGAGATCTGCGGCCGCTTGCAGAGCACCGCCCAGCTAGGGCGCGGCAAGGTGGTGATCATTCCGGAGGCGGAGCGGATGACGGAGTCCGCCGCCAACGCCCTGCTCAAGACCCTGGAGGAGCCGGCCGGCGACAGCCTGCTGCTGCTGATCGCATCGAGGGTGTCCCGCCTGCTGCCCACCATACTGAGTCGCTGCCATAAACATGTCTGTCAGCTGCCGGCGGAGGGGGATACCCTGCGCTGGTTGGCCGAGCAGGGGCATCAGGCCACCCAGGCCCAGGTGCGGATCTGTCAGGGGGCGCCGCTGCGGGTGTTGCGCTACATCGAAGAGCAGCAGGATGTTGCCCGGCGGACGTTGCTGGAGAGTTTCGTCGCGCTGGCCCAGATGCCGACCCGCGCCACCAGCGTCTGTACCCAGCTGGCGGAGGAGAGTCAGGTCCGCCTGCACTGGCTGCAGCTATTCTTGTGTGACGCCCTCAAGACCCAGGCCGGTTGTGGCCATCACCAGCTGGCGATGCCGGATCTGGCCACCCTCAGCCAACAGCTGGCCGAGCGGCACTCCAGCGAGAAACTGCTGGAGGCGGAGCAGCAGCTCGTCGCCCTGAAAGCGGCCTGCCAGCCGGGCCAACTCTCCAATCCCACCATCCATCTGATGAACTGGCTCAGTCGCTGGTTATGA
- a CDS encoding TatD family hydrolase, whose protein sequence is MLLVDSHCHLDRLSYGSKQTDMADVLAKAAVQGVGYFLCVSVTQQQFPTMLAAITPYPQVFASCGVHPLNQDPGVDADLLLTQAADSRVVAIGETGLDYFYSPENKEVQQASFREHIRVARALNKPLIIHTRDAQQDTLQIMREEGADQVGGVLHCFTESLEMAQAAMEMGFYISISGIATFKTATALQAVVKALPLSRLLVETDSPYLAPVPHRGRENEPAFVRDVAQFIADLRQIPLTELAEATSHNFFELFKLAKK, encoded by the coding sequence ATGTTACTCGTTGATTCCCATTGTCACCTCGATCGCCTCAGCTATGGCAGCAAGCAGACCGACATGGCCGATGTGCTGGCCAAAGCGGCCGTTCAGGGGGTGGGATACTTCTTGTGTGTGAGCGTCACTCAGCAACAGTTCCCGACCATGCTGGCGGCCATCACCCCTTATCCCCAGGTGTTTGCCTCCTGCGGCGTGCACCCGCTCAACCAGGATCCCGGTGTGGACGCGGATCTGCTGCTGACCCAGGCGGCAGACAGCCGAGTGGTGGCCATAGGTGAGACCGGGCTCGATTACTTCTATTCACCGGAAAACAAGGAGGTGCAGCAAGCCTCCTTCCGCGAGCATATCCGGGTGGCCCGCGCCCTGAATAAACCCCTCATCATCCATACCCGGGATGCCCAGCAAGATACCTTGCAGATCATGCGCGAAGAGGGGGCCGATCAAGTCGGCGGTGTGTTGCACTGTTTCACCGAGTCTTTGGAGATGGCACAAGCCGCGATGGAGATGGGCTTTTATATTTCCATCTCGGGTATCGCGACCTTCAAGACGGCCACGGCCCTGCAAGCCGTGGTCAAGGCACTGCCACTGTCACGGCTGCTGGTCGAGACCGATTCTCCTTATCTGGCCCCGGTGCCTCACCGGGGGAGGGAGAACGAACCGGCCTTCGTGCGAGACGTCGCCCAGTTTATCGCCGACCTGCGCCAGATCCCGCTCACTGAATTGGCCGAAGCCACCAGCCATAACTTCTTCGAATTATTCAAGCTGGCAAAAAAGTGA
- a CDS encoding site-specific integrase: protein MAYPTVSPPVHQSLQAVFDPALNNRARRFLRSAKADSTLNAYQADTRIFVFWCQLHGLDPLQTSHHDIMNFLADQADGILADWVWLDREEGKGELRNGEPRKPATLVRRLAGIRYAFKQKGIHPMPTEHAEIKEMMRGIVRLGDNRKRKTGALTLQPLTRVLDEIDTSNLAGLRDHTLLLLMFSGALRRSEAARIEVSDLDFVGQGIRLRLKPSKHQLHETEIALIPGKQHCPVSALSRWLKASRLSQGPLFRRMTRWGQLTADPLGPQGINLMIKRRTGQAIDDLYVSGHSLRRGFITSAVTAGKPMNKIIEVTRHKDMRTLQEYFDDAHKFSDHALEGLL, encoded by the coding sequence GTGGCATATCCAACCGTCTCACCCCCTGTTCATCAGTCCTTGCAGGCCGTGTTCGATCCAGCGCTCAATAACCGGGCTCGGCGGTTCCTGCGCAGTGCCAAGGCGGACTCGACCCTCAACGCCTATCAGGCAGATACCCGCATCTTCGTGTTCTGGTGTCAGCTGCACGGGCTGGATCCACTGCAAACCAGCCATCACGACATCATGAACTTTCTGGCGGATCAGGCCGATGGCATCCTGGCCGACTGGGTATGGCTGGACAGGGAAGAGGGGAAGGGGGAGCTGCGAAACGGCGAGCCGCGCAAGCCGGCCACCCTGGTACGGCGACTCGCCGGGATCCGTTACGCCTTCAAGCAGAAGGGCATTCATCCCATGCCGACCGAGCATGCGGAAATCAAAGAGATGATGCGCGGCATAGTGCGCCTCGGTGATAACCGCAAACGCAAGACGGGAGCCTTGACCCTGCAACCCCTGACGCGGGTGCTCGATGAGATCGACACCTCCAATCTGGCCGGTTTGCGGGATCACACCCTGCTGCTGTTGATGTTCAGCGGCGCCTTGCGTCGCTCGGAAGCCGCCCGCATCGAGGTGAGCGATCTCGACTTCGTGGGGCAGGGGATAAGGCTTCGCCTCAAGCCGAGCAAGCATCAGCTCCATGAAACCGAGATCGCGCTCATTCCTGGCAAGCAACATTGTCCGGTGTCGGCCCTGAGCCGCTGGTTGAAAGCGAGCCGGCTAAGCCAGGGCCCGTTGTTTCGGCGGATGACCCGCTGGGGACAGCTCACCGCGGATCCCCTGGGCCCGCAGGGCATCAACCTGATGATAAAGCGGCGCACCGGCCAGGCCATCGACGATCTCTATGTCAGTGGCCATAGCCTGCGACGGGGATTCATCACCTCGGCCGTGACCGCCGGCAAGCCGATGAACAAGATCATCGAGGTGACAAGGCACAAGGACATGCGTACCCTGCAGGAGTATTTCGACGATGCGCACAAGTTCTCCGATCATGCCCTGGAAGGCTTGCTTTGA
- a CDS encoding RepB family protein: MNQEITANEAQDNAERQRQHVKRKQETHSRLQCWISNRHAQRLQELGHHLEDSQASLIEQAIDLLYQHELVPQIRSEQALAETIE; this comes from the coding sequence ATGAACCAGGAAATAACAGCGAATGAAGCGCAAGACAATGCCGAGCGGCAGCGTCAGCATGTGAAGCGCAAGCAGGAAACCCATAGTCGGCTGCAGTGCTGGATCAGCAATCGCCACGCGCAGCGGTTGCAGGAACTCGGTCACCATCTGGAAGACAGTCAGGCGTCGCTTATTGAGCAGGCTATTGATCTGCTCTACCAACATGAGCTGGTGCCACAGATCCGCTCCGAGCAGGCGTTGGCGGAGACTATCGAATAA
- the rsmF gene encoding 16S rRNA (cytosine(1407)-C(5))-methyltransferase RsmF produces the protein MHDNTYLPDHFLRHIAAIMPAHLSMEEFVASCRRPLRRSIRVNTLKITVPAFVTRMQGLGWQLDPVPWCETGFWLVRADETVPLGNTAEHLSGLFYIQEASSMLPVTALFASDKIKRDGMLLDAAAAPGSKTTQIAALMDNQGMLIANEYSSSRLKVLSANIQRCGVTNVGMTHFDAKVFGQWLPETFDAILLDAPCSGEGTVRKDEDALRNWSIESIDEIAAVQQGLLESAFHALKPGGVLVYSTCTLSEQENQAICQSLLDQFGDALSFDSLAGLFPGAEQACTAEGYLHVWPQIFDSEGFFVARLRKHHSVPNTMFKPGRLGKFPFSLLPVKEAEPMLREIEASFGIVPRGQLSGRNDEIWLFPQAFEQVRGKLRFDRIGIKLAETFKKGYRVTHEWALAYGSLATRGFVELDVANAREFMMGRDVWPELEAGTGEVIVRYQGHPLGMGKWVGSRIKNALPRELVRDNNLFNI, from the coding sequence GTGCACGATAACACCTATCTTCCCGATCACTTCCTACGCCATATCGCGGCCATCATGCCGGCGCACCTCTCCATGGAGGAGTTTGTGGCGAGTTGTCGGCGACCGCTGCGGCGCAGCATCCGGGTCAACACCCTCAAGATCACAGTGCCGGCCTTTGTCACGCGGATGCAGGGGCTGGGTTGGCAGCTGGATCCCGTACCCTGGTGTGAGACCGGCTTCTGGCTGGTTCGCGCCGATGAGACAGTGCCCCTCGGCAACACCGCCGAGCACCTGAGCGGCCTGTTCTACATCCAGGAGGCGAGCTCCATGCTGCCGGTGACGGCACTGTTTGCGAGCGACAAGATCAAGCGGGATGGCATGTTGCTGGATGCGGCGGCGGCGCCGGGCTCCAAGACTACCCAGATCGCCGCCCTGATGGATAACCAGGGGATGCTGATCGCCAACGAATATTCCAGCAGCCGGCTCAAGGTACTCAGTGCCAACATCCAGCGCTGTGGCGTGACCAACGTGGGCATGACCCATTTCGATGCCAAGGTGTTTGGCCAGTGGTTGCCGGAGACCTTCGATGCCATCCTGCTCGATGCCCCCTGCTCGGGAGAAGGCACTGTGCGCAAGGACGAAGATGCCCTGCGCAACTGGAGCATAGAGAGCATCGATGAGATCGCCGCGGTGCAGCAGGGCCTGTTGGAGAGTGCCTTCCATGCGCTCAAACCGGGCGGTGTACTGGTCTATTCCACCTGTACCCTGAGCGAGCAGGAGAACCAGGCCATCTGCCAGTCCCTGCTGGACCAGTTCGGCGATGCCCTGAGCTTCGACTCCCTTGCCGGTCTGTTCCCGGGTGCCGAGCAAGCCTGCACCGCAGAAGGCTACCTGCATGTCTGGCCCCAGATCTTCGACAGCGAGGGCTTCTTCGTCGCCAGGCTGCGCAAGCATCACTCTGTGCCGAACACCATGTTCAAGCCGGGCAGGCTCGGCAAGTTCCCCTTCTCCCTGTTGCCGGTGAAAGAGGCCGAGCCCATGTTGCGCGAGATTGAGGCGAGCTTCGGAATAGTTCCGCGCGGTCAGCTGTCCGGTCGCAACGACGAGATCTGGCTCTTCCCCCAGGCGTTTGAACAGGTGCGGGGCAAGCTGCGCTTCGACCGCATCGGCATCAAGTTGGCGGAGACCTTCAAGAAGGGCTATCGAGTGACCCACGAATGGGCGCTGGCCTATGGCAGTCTGGCCACCCGGGGATTCGTCGAGCTGGATGTCGCCAATGCCCGTGAATTCATGATGGGGCGGGATGTCTGGCCCGAGCTGGAGGCTGGTACTGGCGAGGTGATCGTCCGCTATCAGGGACATCCGCTGGGGATGGGGAAATGGGTCGGGAGTCGCATCAAGAATGCCCTGCCCCGCGAGCTGGTGCGTGACAACAATCTGTTCAACATCTGA